One window of Anaerolineales bacterium genomic DNA carries:
- a CDS encoding c-type cytochrome: MKRPELISRILIITGILLAVGAPLFLWARTPLIHARMAEDGGWNPDVIQAETGKPLHLKLTSDDVVHGFAVGQMDMQSVDILPGKVTEITLTFDKPGIYTFFCTRWCGLNHWRMRGTIEVTGGSDIITAGGSSEPASVPLYVSLDLDIDAPHDSPVIPNEKPSAMNGQLLGANLPIDQSLDYYLSHSPYQVFTDLSDTSLTESQKWDAVAYLWQSNTTPESLANGKELYAQNCAACHGENGAGDGVFADDLAEAGEASMQTMEGATDMVMQTPVDFTDPSRILGASPALLQGKILRGGMGTGMPMWGVIFTEEQIWDLIAYIYSFQFEYQK; this comes from the coding sequence GGGCGCGCACGCCTTTGATCCACGCCCGCATGGCGGAGGATGGCGGCTGGAACCCCGATGTGATTCAAGCAGAAACGGGCAAGCCCCTTCATTTGAAACTCACCTCCGATGATGTTGTGCATGGCTTTGCAGTCGGTCAGATGGACATGCAAAGTGTGGACATCCTCCCCGGCAAAGTCACCGAGATCACGTTGACCTTCGACAAGCCTGGGATCTATACCTTCTTCTGCACCCGTTGGTGTGGACTCAATCACTGGCGCATGCGCGGCACGATAGAAGTAACAGGCGGTTCGGATATCATCACCGCAGGGGGCTCATCCGAGCCTGCTTCTGTTCCCCTCTACGTTTCTCTCGACCTGGACATTGACGCTCCGCACGACTCGCCTGTTATTCCAAATGAAAAGCCATCAGCAATGAATGGTCAATTACTTGGAGCTAATTTACCAATCGACCAATCACTCGATTACTATCTTTCTCACTCCCCCTACCAGGTCTTCACCGACTTATCGGACACATCCTTAACCGAATCCCAAAAGTGGGATGCAGTTGCCTATCTTTGGCAATCCAATACCACACCTGAATCGCTTGCCAACGGAAAAGAACTCTACGCCCAAAACTGTGCGGCGTGTCACGGCGAAAACGGCGCGGGCGACGGCGTCTTTGCCGACGACCTTGCCGAAGCGGGCGAAGCCTCCATGCAAACAATGGAAGGCGCAACGGATATGGTCATGCAAACCCCTGTTGATTTCACCGATCCAAGTCGAATACTTGGCGCGAGCCCAGCATTATTGCAAGGGAAAATCTTGCGCGGTGGCATGGGAACAGGCATGCCCATGTGGGGCGTAATTTTTACTGAAGAACAAATCTGGGACCTGATTGCGTACATCTATTCGTTCCAGTTTGAATATCAAAAGTAA
- a CDS encoding HAMP domain-containing histidine kinase, giving the protein MIDYFRRRLGARLLLSYLVIIVVGVLVLVIASQFILPTSFNRHMNGMMDGGMGMGMGMNNSMGQLYVDFRASFNEALTYATLAAMLAASILSLFFSRSVIAPVHAMSLATQRIADGQYDERVQVNGNDELAQLAVYFNQMAEKLNEVETMRRQLIGDVSHELRTPLTAIKGSMEGLMDGVLPATDETYQQVHAEAERLNHLVNDLQELSRVEARAYQLDIRPLDASTLVRTVTKRLFPHAESKRITLDFELSPDLPHVLADEDRAVQVLTNLTGNALQYTPDGGRVTISAKRISNAIQFSVRDTGIGIPPEHLSHIFDRFYRVDKSRSRQTGGGSGIGLTIARALIEAHGGRIWVESAGEELGSVFNFTIPIAKSK; this is encoded by the coding sequence ATGATTGATTATTTCCGACGTCGCTTGGGCGCAAGGCTGTTACTGTCCTATCTTGTAATTATCGTGGTCGGGGTGTTGGTATTGGTGATCGCTAGTCAATTCATCCTGCCAACATCCTTTAACCGCCACATGAATGGAATGATGGATGGCGGCATGGGAATGGGGATGGGTATGAACAATTCGATGGGACAACTGTATGTGGATTTCCGCGCCAGTTTCAACGAAGCCCTGACGTATGCAACGCTGGCAGCCATGCTCGCCGCATCCATTCTCAGCTTATTCTTCAGTCGCAGTGTGATCGCTCCCGTCCATGCCATGTCGCTTGCCACACAACGAATTGCCGACGGGCAATATGACGAGCGCGTGCAAGTCAATGGCAATGACGAACTCGCACAACTTGCAGTATATTTCAATCAGATGGCTGAAAAGCTAAATGAGGTTGAAACCATGCGTCGCCAACTGATCGGTGATGTCAGCCACGAATTGCGCACGCCGCTCACCGCCATCAAAGGTTCGATGGAAGGATTGATGGACGGTGTCCTGCCCGCGACAGACGAGACCTATCAACAGGTCCATGCAGAAGCAGAGCGGCTTAATCACCTCGTAAACGATCTGCAGGAACTCAGCCGCGTTGAAGCCCGCGCCTATCAACTGGATATTCGCCCATTGGATGCTTCCACGCTGGTACGAACGGTGACCAAGCGCCTTTTCCCTCACGCGGAATCAAAACGCATCACACTCGACTTTGAACTGTCTCCTGACCTTCCACATGTTCTGGCTGATGAAGATCGCGCCGTGCAAGTGTTGACCAACCTAACAGGCAATGCTTTGCAATACACGCCAGACGGTGGTAGAGTCACCATTTCCGCAAAGAGGATCAGTAATGCGATCCAATTTTCCGTTCGTGACACGGGGATTGGAATACCGCCCGAACATCTTTCGCACATCTTCGACCGCTTCTATCGCGTGGACAAATCCCGTTCACGTCAGACAGGTGGTGGAAGCGGCATCGGCTTGACGATCGCGCGCGCCCTCATCGAAGCGCACGGCGGACGTATCTGGGTAGAGTCGGCAGGTGAAGAGCTGGGAAGCGTATTCAACTTCACAATACCCATCGCAAAATCAAAATAG
- a CDS encoding response regulator transcription factor: protein MTKILVIDDEPSIVNLVTAYLKPEGYEIYTATDGPSGLKSARAFKPELIILDIMLPGMDGIELLSRLRRESEVYVILLTAKTEETDKVVGLSVGADDYVTKPFSPRELVARVKAAIMRIQTGSGSGFETSVLSFRHLHMDVGARIVKVDDQEIELTAIEFDLLKTLAENRGRVLTREQLLEKVWGGEYFGEMRVVDVHLGHVRQKLGHEDLIATVRGVGYRFEDEPL, encoded by the coding sequence ATGACAAAAATCCTGGTCATCGACGACGAGCCTTCCATCGTCAATCTTGTTACCGCCTATCTCAAGCCCGAAGGCTATGAGATTTACACAGCGACGGATGGTCCGTCGGGTCTTAAGTCTGCCCGTGCTTTCAAGCCCGAACTCATCATCCTGGATATCATGCTTCCTGGCATGGATGGAATTGAACTGCTCTCACGCTTGCGCCGCGAATCAGAAGTGTATGTAATTCTGTTGACCGCGAAAACCGAAGAGACCGACAAGGTTGTTGGTCTTTCCGTTGGCGCAGACGATTATGTGACCAAACCTTTCAGCCCGCGCGAATTGGTGGCACGAGTCAAAGCCGCGATCATGCGCATTCAAACGGGATCAGGTTCAGGGTTCGAAACGAGCGTGCTGTCCTTTCGTCATTTACATATGGATGTTGGCGCACGCATCGTTAAGGTCGATGATCAAGAGATTGAATTGACCGCCATTGAATTCGATTTGTTGAAAACGCTGGCTGAAAACCGCGGCAGGGTACTCACACGCGAGCAGTTGCTGGAGAAAGTATGGGGCGGCGAATACTTTGGCGAAATGCGCGTCGTGGATGTGCATCTCGGACATGTCCGTCAGAAGTTGGGACATGAAGATTTAATCGCGACGGTGCGCGGCGTCGGTTATAGATTTGAAGATGAACCGTTGTAA
- a CDS encoding type IV secretion system DNA-binding domain-containing protein, which translates to MICINCGYEHATAPDHCPLCKGEWQGWELLFAPHALEDLRAQVMGWIAQLPFPTLMEWIASPKGLRVRLYLPPHVAEGVMNSWSAMTGQHSRWRSLGVAKIQFDGYALHTSNRLPSLIASAKDSDPLLAIGSRLISAAREGKDATLRLWLLGNEDQLQEKLRSLSSYSYGTEGGVGNDTPNSWGMQLDFLRAGLFFGMIMAGISGGILFADWFNPFAVSMFVIAGITICLASALGIRDWLAWRSIPKEVVERRIQEPLLKVAFSISEPIQLPLLAGEQFWHPIESVWPAIQKHTFPLPVGELAGLIAPLQLGEGSGLLDRAVWQEVPAPPPSQPLLEAGFKIGQSVATGALVGVDPDGHGLATGGSRSGKSSFVYSMLEQLIAKGDDAPGIFLVDPHVSLADAFLDAIAQLPEEQKQKAIKRLRVITPDQPQVIPLNLLAVPDFTWAGNAIVQVGRRIWDDYWGPRMQAALLGLFRLAHVWNQHHPEAGLGLLHIVFMAFNKRWRHTAMALLPPGERMGALALDALLGQIGEEDKKSQSWITEVISPVLSKVMALELSPWLFSAMHQESFVDLNQWIDERAWIVLRLPSGEMGREGARLTASVLYNVFEAAYRKATLEKPVPFYFIVDEAQEIGSGMRLESMLAEGAKFGARMFVLAQSLSMMRKVEGMEPVVQAMLANTSTQMFFSPDPEDADLIRATLSSTVRYGNMTLDLPSLQCWLRARIGGRWQPPTLTQIKPLPRADTARVRALIEEVIAVHPRDYLPANGWQEKASRALKDMLPKALAPLLGEFLAAWIEEQNNTQIQQPAPQEDERRLGF; encoded by the coding sequence ATGATCTGTATCAATTGCGGTTATGAACACGCCACCGCTCCAGATCACTGTCCCTTGTGCAAAGGGGAGTGGCAGGGATGGGAGCTACTCTTTGCGCCGCACGCCTTGGAGGATCTGCGTGCGCAGGTCATGGGCTGGATCGCGCAACTGCCGTTTCCCACTCTCATGGAATGGATCGCATCACCAAAAGGATTGCGTGTCAGGTTGTATCTGCCGCCGCATGTGGCAGAAGGTGTGATGAATTCCTGGTCTGCCATGACCGGGCAGCATTCCAGATGGCGCAGTTTGGGAGTGGCAAAGATTCAATTCGATGGATATGCCCTACACACATCGAACCGTTTGCCGTCGCTGATCGCCTCTGCCAAAGATAGCGACCCCCTGCTTGCCATTGGCAGCCGGCTGATCAGTGCCGCAAGAGAAGGAAAGGATGCCACTCTGCGCCTATGGCTGCTTGGGAATGAAGATCAACTTCAGGAAAAATTGCGTAGCTTGTCTTCCTACTCGTATGGCACCGAAGGTGGCGTCGGCAATGACACGCCGAATTCCTGGGGCATGCAACTGGACTTCCTGCGGGCAGGCTTATTTTTCGGGATGATTATGGCGGGCATCAGCGGCGGGATTTTGTTCGCAGATTGGTTCAATCCCTTTGCGGTCTCCATGTTCGTGATCGCCGGCATCACGATCTGCCTTGCTTCGGCACTTGGTATTCGGGACTGGCTCGCCTGGAGATCGATCCCCAAGGAAGTTGTGGAGAGACGGATACAGGAGCCGTTGTTGAAGGTAGCCTTTTCCATCTCTGAACCGATCCAACTTCCGTTATTGGCTGGTGAACAATTTTGGCATCCCATTGAATCAGTCTGGCCTGCAATCCAGAAACACACCTTCCCCTTGCCTGTCGGCGAACTTGCCGGACTGATTGCTCCGCTACAACTGGGTGAAGGTTCGGGCTTGTTGGATCGCGCCGTCTGGCAGGAAGTGCCGGCGCCGCCGCCGTCCCAACCGTTGCTCGAAGCTGGTTTCAAGATCGGGCAGAGCGTGGCTACTGGCGCGCTGGTCGGCGTCGATCCGGATGGACATGGTCTGGCGACAGGCGGCAGCCGTTCGGGTAAATCTTCCTTTGTGTATTCCATGCTGGAGCAGTTGATCGCCAAAGGCGATGATGCACCGGGAATATTTTTAGTGGACCCGCATGTTTCATTGGCAGATGCCTTCCTGGATGCAATTGCACAATTACCGGAAGAGCAGAAGCAAAAAGCAATCAAGCGATTGAGAGTCATTACCCCGGATCAACCGCAGGTCATTCCCTTGAATCTACTGGCCGTTCCGGATTTCACCTGGGCAGGTAATGCCATCGTGCAGGTCGGTCGGCGTATCTGGGATGACTACTGGGGTCCGCGTATGCAGGCGGCGCTATTGGGATTGTTCCGTCTCGCACATGTCTGGAACCAGCACCATCCAGAAGCCGGGCTGGGACTCTTGCATATCGTTTTCATGGCCTTCAATAAGAGATGGCGGCACACGGCAATGGCGTTGCTGCCGCCCGGCGAACGTATGGGTGCCCTGGCGCTTGATGCCTTGTTGGGTCAGATCGGGGAGGAGGATAAAAAGAGTCAGAGCTGGATCACGGAGGTGATCAGCCCGGTGCTCTCCAAGGTCATGGCATTGGAACTCTCGCCGTGGTTGTTCTCCGCCATGCACCAGGAAAGTTTTGTGGACCTCAATCAATGGATCGACGAACGCGCCTGGATCGTATTACGTCTGCCTTCCGGTGAAATGGGACGTGAAGGGGCAAGGTTGACCGCCTCCGTGCTCTACAACGTCTTCGAGGCTGCTTATCGCAAGGCGACATTGGAGAAACCTGTCCCCTTTTACTTCATCGTCGATGAGGCGCAGGAGATCGGTTCGGGCATGCGCTTGGAGTCAATGCTGGCAGAAGGCGCGAAGTTCGGCGCGCGCATGTTCGTGCTGGCGCAGTCGCTTTCGATGATGCGCAAGGTGGAAGGCATGGAGCCGGTCGTACAGGCAATGCTTGCCAATACCTCCACGCAGATGTTCTTTTCCCCCGACCCGGAGGATGCCGACCTGATCCGCGCCACCTTGAGTTCCACGGTGCGTTACGGGAACATGACCCTTGACCTGCCTTCGTTGCAGTGCTGGCTGCGGGCGCGTATTGGTGGGCGCTGGCAGCCGCCGACCCTGACACAGATCAAACCTCTGCCGCGTGCGGATACCGCAAGAGTCCGGGCATTGATCGAGGAAGTGATCGCTGTCCATCCCCGTGATTATCTGCCAGCGAACGGCTGGCAGGAGAAGGCATCACGTGCGCTGAAGGACATGCTCCCCAAGGCTCTGGCGCCCCTCCTGGGTGAATTTTTAGCGGCGTGGATCGAGGAGCAAAACAATACCCAAATACAGCAGCCAGCGCCACAGGAAGATGAAAGGCGGTTGGGTTTCTGA
- a CDS encoding MBL fold metallo-hydrolase, translating to MRGRTTILIDAGAPGHVKEFMRGMDRLGISLREIELILLTHGHADHIGCLHQIQTLSEAEIAMHEAECAWVESGEPDLSPGVTLWGRMLAGLGQVLYKPRLYPRAVDYSITTTLSSLMKLGYGVPGQVVHTPGHSPGSISVLLESGEVFVGDLAMNAWYLRSTPGLPILAQDMDLVVQSWKRLIGMGARQVYPAHGADFPIEIIQKEIQAWERRSGTP from the coding sequence TTGCGCGGGAGAACCACCATCCTGATCGATGCCGGCGCACCGGGGCATGTGAAAGAGTTTATGCGCGGCATGGATCGCCTCGGCATTTCGCTGCGGGAGATCGAACTCATCCTGTTGACCCACGGACATGCCGATCATATTGGCTGTTTGCATCAAATCCAAACCCTCTCGGAGGCGGAGATTGCCATGCATGAGGCGGAGTGTGCCTGGGTTGAAAGCGGTGAACCGGATCTGTCGCCTGGCGTCACTCTATGGGGGCGCATGTTGGCTGGCTTGGGGCAGGTTTTATACAAACCCCGTCTGTATCCCCGTGCGGTGGATTATTCCATCACCACCACCCTATCCTCCCTGATGAAGCTGGGCTATGGCGTCCCAGGACAGGTGGTTCACACGCCAGGTCATTCGCCCGGTTCAATCAGTGTTCTGCTTGAATCAGGCGAGGTCTTTGTGGGTGATCTGGCCATGAATGCCTGGTACTTGCGTTCGACACCGGGGCTGCCGATCCTGGCACAGGATATGGATCTGGTGGTGCAAAGTTGGAAGCGGCTGATCGGGATGGGCGCCAGACAGGTCTACCCGGCACATGGAGCTGACTTCCCGATTGAGATCATCCAAAAGGAAATCCAGGCATGGGAGCGCAGGTCCGGAACTCCGTAA